One segment of bacterium DNA contains the following:
- a CDS encoding GntR family transcriptional regulator has translation MLLRMDLTSDVPFYLQIIQQIKTEIAKGRLHAGDALPSVRDLAMDLAINPNTVARAYLELEHEGIVFKRQGHGTFISRKASVISRREKRNRIQASLEKAVVEGVALDLTTKELRAIFEALLQKLEETRKSRKRAIK, from the coding sequence ATGTTATTGCGGATGGATTTGACTTCGGATGTTCCGTTTTACTTACAGATCATTCAACAGATCAAGACGGAAATTGCAAAGGGACGCCTCCACGCAGGTGACGCCCTTCCTTCCGTCAGGGATTTGGCAATGGATCTGGCCATCAATCCGAATACGGTAGCGCGGGCCTATCTTGAGCTGGAACACGAAGGAATCGTATTCAAGCGCCAGGGACACGGAACCTTCATCTCCAGGAAAGCTTCTGTGATCTCTCGCCGTGAAAAGCGCAATCGGATTCAAGCATCGCTGGAGAAGGCAGTAGTGGAGGGGGTTGCCCTTGACCTGACGACTAAGGAGCTTCGCGCCATATTTGAAGCACTGCTTCAAAAACTGGAGGAAACCAGAAAATCAAGGAAGCGAGCCATAAAGTGA
- a CDS encoding AAA family ATPase gives MLALSFNPEVILLDEPTSGLDPRARRDFIENIVGEIAQFGRTVIFSTHIVEEVERVADYVAILHCGRLLSVARVEEIKASYKKIRLDHTQPVPKSLNLVSIEIREKEKVLTVKDWNEETVRHLSCEQMPMTLEEIFVDTVRSSDGDKR, from the coding sequence TTGTTAGCGCTCTCCTTCAACCCCGAAGTGATCCTGCTGGATGAGCCTACCTCCGGACTTGATCCGAGAGCGAGACGCGATTTTATTGAAAACATTGTGGGAGAAATTGCGCAGTTCGGAAGAACTGTGATTTTTTCTACACACATAGTGGAAGAAGTAGAGCGCGTCGCCGATTACGTGGCGATTCTTCACTGTGGACGTCTCCTATCGGTTGCGAGGGTGGAAGAGATCAAGGCTTCCTACAAGAAAATCCGTTTGGATCACACTCAACCTGTACCGAAGTCTCTCAACCTGGTCTCGATTGAGATTCGAGAAAAGGAAAAAGTCCTGACAGTTAAGGATTGGAATGAAGAAACCGTCCGGCATCTTTCCTGCGAACAGATGCCCATGACCCTGGAAGAGATTTTCGTCGATACAGTCCGCTCCAGCGATGGAGACAAACGATGA